The DNA sequence GCCAGCATCCTCGCGCGCACGGCGGGATTGCTCGAGCTGGACGTCGACCCTGCCGGCCTCGAGGAGATCGCCCGCCGCAGCCGCGGGACGCCGCGCGTGGCCAACCGGCTCCTGCGCCGCCTGCGCGACTTCGCCCAGGTCGAGGGCAGCGGGCGCGTCACCCGCGAGCTGGCGGACTTCGGGCTCGAGCGGCTGAGCGTCGACAGCGCCGGCCTGGACGCCATGGACCGCCGCATCCTGGAGACCCTCATCCGCCACCACGGCGGCGGGCCCGTGGGCGCGACGACCCTCGCCCTCGCGGTCGCCGAGGAGCCGGAGACCCTCGAGGACGTCTACGAGCCCTACCTCATCCAGCAGGGCTTCCTGCGGCGCACGCGGCGCGGCCGCGTGGCGGCCCGCCGGGCCTACGAGCACCTCGGGCTCACGCCGCCGACCGAGGATCCCTCGCTCTTCGAGGAGCCGGCCTGAGGCCTGCCGTGCCCGAGCACCTGAGCGACTACGACTACCCGCTCCCGCCGGAGCGCATCGCCCAGCGCCCCCTGGCGGATCGCGCGGCCTGCCGCCTCCTTCAGCTCGACCTCTCCAGCGGCGCGCTCGCGGACCGCCGCTTCCGCGATCTGCCGGCCCTGCTCGCGCCGGGCGATCTGCTCGTCGTCAACGACACGCGCGTGCTGCCGGCGCGCCTGCGCGGCGAACGCGAGCGCGGCGGGGCCGGTCCGGTCGAACTGCTGCTGCACTCGCCGGGCGCGGACGGCCGCTGGCTCGGCCTGCTGCGCCCGGCCCGCCGCTTCCGCCCCGGCGACGTCTTCCGGGCGGCGGCCGGCCGCGTGCGCATCGCCGTCGAGGAGGCGGGCGGGGCGCCGGGCGGCGAGGGGAGCCGCTGGCTGCGCCTCCTCGCACCGGCCGACTGGCCGGCGGCGATGGCTCTCGCGGGCGAGCTGCCGCTGCCGCCCTACATCGCCCGCCCGGCCGACGCCCGCGACGCCGAGGACTACCAGACCCGCTTCGCCCGCGTGGATGGCGCCGTCGCCGCGCCCACGGCCGGCCTCCACTTCGACGAGGCGCTGCTCGCGGCCCTCGCCGCGCGGGGCGTCGCCCGCGCCGCCCTCACGCTGCACGTGGGCATCGGCACCTTCCAGCCCGTGCGCGCGGAGGACCCGGCCCGCCACGCGATGCACGGCGAGCGCTACGCACTGCCGGCGGCGACGCGCCGCGCCGTGGACGCGACGCGTGCCGCGGGCGGCCGCGTGATCGCCGTCGGCACCACCGTGGCGCGCGCGCTGGAAACGCCGACCGCGGCCGCGTGGGCGGGCGCCGGCGAGCTCGCCGGCGAGACCCGGCTCTTCATCCGGCCGCCCTACGCCTGCCAGCGCCTGGACGGCCTCGTCACCAACTTCCACCTGCCGCGCTCGACCCTGCTGATGCTCGTCGCGGCGCTGGCCGGTCGCGAGCGCATCCTCGCCGCCTATGCGCACGCCTTGCGCGCCGGCTACCGCTTTTTCTCCTATGGCGATGCGATGCTCCTCCTGCCGCCGCCAGCGGCAGCCGGATCGGCGGCCGGGGAGACGCGCGCATGAAGCCCCTCTTCACCCTCGAGGCGGTCGATCCCGAGACCGGCGCCCGCGCCGGGCGCCTCGCGACCGACCACGGGGAGATCCTGACGCCCGTCTTCATGCCCGTCGGCACGCAGGGGGTCGTCAAGGCCCTGACGGCCGAGCAGCTCGAGGCGCTCGGCGCGCGGATCGTCCTCGCCAACACCTACCACCTGTACCTGCGGCCCGGCGCCGCGCGCGTGGCGGCCGCCGGCGGTCTGCACGCCCTCGCCGCCTGGCCGCACGCCCTGCTCAGCGACAGCGGCGGTTACCAGTTCTACTCGCTGCGCGCGCTGAACGCGGTGCGGGAGGAGGGCGTCGGCTTCCGTTCGCATCTCGACGGTTCGCGGCACTTCCTCGGGCCCGAGGACGTGATCGACGTCCAGGCCGCGCTCGGCGCCGACATCGTGATGCCCCTGGACGAGTGCCTGCCCTATCCGAGCGAGCGCGCCCCGGCGGCCGTCGCCCTGGCGCGCACGGCGCGCTGGGCGCGCCGCTGCCGGGACCACCGGGGCCCCGTCTTCAGCGCGCACGGGCACCGGCAGTTCCTCTTCGGCATCGTGCAGGGCGCGAGCTACGCGGATCTGCGCCGGGAGTCGCTGGCGGCGACCTGCGCGCTCGACCTGCCCGGCTACGCGATCGGCGGCCTCGCGGTGGGGGAGCCCAAGTCGCAGCTCTTCGAGCTCACCGGTCTCTGCGCCAGCTTGCTCCCGCCCGACCGGCCGCGCTACCTGATGGGGGTGGGCTTCCCCGAGGACCTCCTGCGCGCCGTCGCCCTCGGGGTCGACATGTTCGACTGCGTGATGCCCACCCGCAACGCCCGCAAGGGGACGCTCTTCACGCGGGCGGGTCGGCTCGTCGTCAAGAACGCGAGCTGCGCCGACGACCAGGCGCCGCCCGATTCCGCTTGCGGCTGTCCCTGCTGTCGTCGTCACAGCCGCGCCTACCTGCGCCACCTCTTCCAGGCCGGCGAGACGACGGCGATGACGCTTGCGACCCTCCACAATCTGTACTTCTATTTGGACTTGATGCGCTCGGCGCGCGCCGCCATTCTGGAGGGGCGCTACGGCGCCTTCCTGCGCGAGTTCTTCGCCGACTACGCGATGGCCACGGATTAGGCCCGCGTCGAGCCAAAGGAGTCCCGATGCCTCTCTTCCTGCAGGCCCAGCAGGCCCCCGCCTGGAGCCCCATCCTCCTGATGGTGGGCATGTTCGCCATCCTCTACTTCTTCATGATCCGCCCGCAGCAGAAGCGCGCCAAGGAGCACCAGGCGATGCTGAAGACCCTCGCCAAGGGCGATCAGGTCCTCACCTCGGGCGGCATTTTCGGCAGCGTCGTCGGGGTCAAGGACGACCGCGTCGTCCTGCGCGTGGACGAGAACTGCAAGCTCGAGGTCGCGATCGGCAACATCACGGCCAAGCTGGGCAAGTAGATGGGTCTGAGCCTCAAGTACATCGGCTGCGACGTGCTGCGCACACGCGGGGAGAAGGTCACCGCCTTCGGCGAGGCGCTCGCGCGCCACCTGCCGCGGATGATCGACATCCTCCATGCCGAGGGCGGTGTGGGCCTCGCGGCGCCGCAGGTCGGGCTCTCCCAGCATTTCTTCATCGTCATCGTCAATGTCGACGACGAGGCGCGCGAGGAGGACGAGATCGTCCTCATGGCCAATGCGGAGATCCGCGAGGCCTCGAAGGAGCAGGTGGTGATCGAAGAGGGCTGCCTGTCGATCCCCGGTCTGCGCGCCGACGTGAAGCGGCCCGAGCGCATTCGGATCGCCTTCCAGGACATCCGGGGCGAGCGCGGCGAGCTGGAAACGGGCGGCCTGCTCGCCCGCATCATCCAGCACGAACTGGACCACTGCGAGGGCGTGCTCTTCATCGATCGCCTGAGTCCGGCCCGGCGCGCCGTGCTCAAGCGGCGCCTCGGCGACATCGAGCGCGACTACGCGCCCCGCAACTGAGCGCCGCGGCCGCCAGAGGTGAGCCCATGACCGCGGATGCTCGCCTGCGCGTCGCCTTTCTCGGGAGTCCGGCGCTGGCCGTGCCGAGCCTCGAGGCGCTGGCCGGCGCTCCCGACATCGCCCTCGCGCAGGTCGTCACCCTCGGCGATCGCCGCCGCGGCCGCCGCGGCGCGCCGGTGCCGACCCCCGTCGGCGCCGCCGCCCTCGCGCTCGAGCTGCCGCTGCGCCGCTGGGAGCCTGGCGAAGCGGCGGCCGTCACCGCCGAGCTGGCCGCGCTGCGGCTCGACGCCATCGTCGTCATCGCCTTCGCGCGCCTGCTCAGTCCCGCGCTGCTCGCCGTGCCGCGTCTGGGTTGTCTGAACCTGCACGCTTCGCTGCTGCCCTGGGGGCGCGGCGCGAGCCCGATCCCGCAGGCCATCCTCGACGGGCTCAGCGAGACCGGGTGGTCGGCGATGCTGATGGACGCGGGCCTGGACACGGGGCCGGTGCTGGCGAGGCGACCGCTCGCGGTGGCGCCGCGCTGGACGGCCGGCGAGCTGAGCGCGGCCCTCGCCGCCGTCGCGCCGGACTTCTTGCTCGCCACCCTGCGCGCCTGGCGCGCGGGCGCTCTGCTCGCCGAGGCCCAGCCAGCAAGCGGTGCGACGCTGACGCGCAAGCTGCCCGCCGAGGCCGGCGCCATCGACTGGCGCGAGCCCGCCCAGCGGCTGGATCGCCGCCTGCGCGCCCTCAGTCCCGAGCCCGGCTGCTGGTGCCGGCGAGGCGGCGAACGCCTGGGGCTGATCGCCGCCGAAGCGGCGCCCGGCCGCGCGGGCGCCGCGCCCGGAGAGGTGATCGCCCTCCGGCCGCGACTCCTCGTCGCCTGCGGCGAGGGCGCGCTCGCGCTCGACGCGCTGCAGCCGCCGGGCCGGCGGCTCATGCCGGCTGCCGCCTACCTGAACGGCCGCCCGCTCGCGCTCGGCGAGCGCCTGGAGAACGGATGAGGATCGCGCCCGCCCGCCTGGCCGCGCTGCGCTGCCTCGCCGCGCTGGACGCGCAGAGCGCGCCCGCCGCCGAGGGCGAGTCCGAAGCCGCCGATTGGGACAGCCTGCAGGAGCGCTGGCTCGGCGACCCTCTGCTCGCCGATCCGCGCGACCGCCGCCTCTTCAGCCAGCTCACCGCGGGCGTGCTCCGCCAGCGGGGGCGTCTGGACGCCCGCCTGCGCCGCCTGACGGGGCGCAGGCAACTGGATCCGCCGCTGCGGGAAGCGCTGCGCCTGGCGCTCTATCAGCTCGAAACGCTGGACCGCCTGCCCGCCCACGCCGTGATCGGCGAGAGCGTGGAGTGGGTGAAGCGCGCCGCGGGGCCGCGGCTCGCGGGCTGGGCCAACGCCCAGCTGCGCAAGTGGCAGCGCGAAGGCGTGCCGGGGGCGGATCCCGCCCCGGCGGACTACCTCGCGCACGCCGAGGCCGTGCTCTCGCTTCCCCGCTGGCTCGCCGAGCGCTGGCGCGCCGAGTTCGGCGTCGAGCGCGCGCTCCGCCTGATGGCCGCGCTGAACCGCCCCCCTGCGCACTGCTTCCGCTGGAATGCGCTGCGGCCTGGGCAGACGGATCTGCTCGCCGCGCTGCGGGCGGCCGGCGGCGCGCCCGAGCCGATCGCCGGCCTGCCGCTCGCCTTTCGCTGGCGCGGGGCCTGGCCGGAGGACTTGGCAGCGGCGCTGGGGCGGGGAGACCTCAGCGTGCAGGACGCCAGCTCCCAGCGCATTGCCGCGCTGCTGGACGGAGGCGCGCCCGGCGACTGGGCGGATCTCTGCGCCGCACCCGGCGGCAAGTGCTGCCACCTCGCCGAGCGCGGGGGCGACGCGCGGCCGCTGCTGGCCGTGGATCGCGATCCGCGGCGCCTGGAGAAAGTGGTTGCCAATGCCCGGCGGCTGGGCTTAAGAGGGCTGCAGGTCGAGTGCGGGGATCTGCGCGCGCTAGCGCCGCGGCCAGTGGACGGGGTTCTGCTCGACGCGCCCTGCAGCGCGCTGGGCACGCTGGCCAGCAATCCGGATGCGCGCTGGCGACTGCGGCCGGCCGACATCGCGCGCCTGGCGATGCGTCAGCGGGAGTTGCTGGCGGCGGCGGCGCGCTGGCCGCGCCCCGGGGGCCGGCTCCTGTACGCCGTCTGCACCTTCACGCCCGAGGAGACGAGCGCGCAGCGGGACTGGTTCCTCGGCGCGCACGCGGAGTTCGCGCTGGAGCCTTTCACGGCGGCGGAGTTGCCCGACGCCCTGCGCACGCCGCTGGGGGAGTATCTCTCGCTGCCCGACCTCGAGCCGGGCACCGCCATGTACGCGTTCCGCTGCCGCCGGCGCCCGCGCGCCGGGGCCGAGC is a window from the bacterium genome containing:
- the tgt gene encoding tRNA guanosine(34) transglycosylase Tgt, whose product is MKPLFTLEAVDPETGARAGRLATDHGEILTPVFMPVGTQGVVKALTAEQLEALGARIVLANTYHLYLRPGAARVAAAGGLHALAAWPHALLSDSGGYQFYSLRALNAVREEGVGFRSHLDGSRHFLGPEDVIDVQAALGADIVMPLDECLPYPSERAPAAVALARTARWARRCRDHRGPVFSAHGHRQFLFGIVQGASYADLRRESLAATCALDLPGYAIGGLAVGEPKSQLFELTGLCASLLPPDRPRYLMGVGFPEDLLRAVALGVDMFDCVMPTRNARKGTLFTRAGRLVVKNASCADDQAPPDSACGCPCCRRHSRAYLRHLFQAGETTAMTLATLHNLYFYLDLMRSARAAILEGRYGAFLREFFADYAMATD
- the queA gene encoding tRNA preQ1(34) S-adenosylmethionine ribosyltransferase-isomerase QueA, with protein sequence MPEHLSDYDYPLPPERIAQRPLADRAACRLLQLDLSSGALADRRFRDLPALLAPGDLLVVNDTRVLPARLRGERERGGAGPVELLLHSPGADGRWLGLLRPARRFRPGDVFRAAAGRVRIAVEEAGGAPGGEGSRWLRLLAPADWPAAMALAGELPLPPYIARPADARDAEDYQTRFARVDGAVAAPTAGLHFDEALLAALAARGVARAALTLHVGIGTFQPVRAEDPARHAMHGERYALPAATRRAVDATRAAGGRVIAVGTTVARALETPTAAAWAGAGELAGETRLFIRPPYACQRLDGLVTNFHLPRSTLLMLVAALAGRERILAAYAHALRAGYRFFSYGDAMLLLPPPAAAGSAAGETRA
- a CDS encoding 16S rRNA (cytosine(967)-C(5))-methyltransferase RsmB, producing the protein MRIAPARLAALRCLAALDAQSAPAAEGESEAADWDSLQERWLGDPLLADPRDRRLFSQLTAGVLRQRGRLDARLRRLTGRRQLDPPLREALRLALYQLETLDRLPAHAVIGESVEWVKRAAGPRLAGWANAQLRKWQREGVPGADPAPADYLAHAEAVLSLPRWLAERWRAEFGVERALRLMAALNRPPAHCFRWNALRPGQTDLLAALRAAGGAPEPIAGLPLAFRWRGAWPEDLAAALGRGDLSVQDASSQRIAALLDGGAPGDWADLCAAPGGKCCHLAERGGDARPLLAVDRDPRRLEKVVANARRLGLRGLQVECGDLRALAPRPVDGVLLDAPCSALGTLASNPDARWRLRPADIARLAMRQRELLAAAARWPRPGGRLLYAVCTFTPEETSAQRDWFLGAHAEFALEPFTAAELPDALRTPLGEYLSLPDLEPGTAMYAFRCRRRPRAGAEREAAAKEEA
- the yajC gene encoding preprotein translocase subunit YajC; protein product: MPLFLQAQQAPAWSPILLMVGMFAILYFFMIRPQQKRAKEHQAMLKTLAKGDQVLTSGGIFGSVVGVKDDRVVLRVDENCKLEVAIGNITAKLGK
- a CDS encoding Holliday junction branch migration DNA helicase RuvB; the protein is ASILARTAGLLELDVDPAGLEEIARRSRGTPRVANRLLRRLRDFAQVEGSGRVTRELADFGLERLSVDSAGLDAMDRRILETLIRHHGGGPVGATTLALAVAEEPETLEDVYEPYLIQQGFLRRTRRGRVAARRAYEHLGLTPPTEDPSLFEEPA
- the fmt gene encoding methionyl-tRNA formyltransferase, which translates into the protein MTADARLRVAFLGSPALAVPSLEALAGAPDIALAQVVTLGDRRRGRRGAPVPTPVGAAALALELPLRRWEPGEAAAVTAELAALRLDAIVVIAFARLLSPALLAVPRLGCLNLHASLLPWGRGASPIPQAILDGLSETGWSAMLMDAGLDTGPVLARRPLAVAPRWTAGELSAALAAVAPDFLLATLRAWRAGALLAEAQPASGATLTRKLPAEAGAIDWREPAQRLDRRLRALSPEPGCWCRRGGERLGLIAAEAAPGRAGAAPGEVIALRPRLLVACGEGALALDALQPPGRRLMPAAAYLNGRPLALGERLENG
- the def gene encoding peptide deformylase, with translation MGLSLKYIGCDVLRTRGEKVTAFGEALARHLPRMIDILHAEGGVGLAAPQVGLSQHFFIVIVNVDDEAREEDEIVLMANAEIREASKEQVVIEEGCLSIPGLRADVKRPERIRIAFQDIRGERGELETGGLLARIIQHELDHCEGVLFIDRLSPARRAVLKRRLGDIERDYAPRN